From Pagrus major chromosome 6, Pma_NU_1.0, one genomic window encodes:
- the LOC140998852 gene encoding complement decay-accelerating factor, GPI-anchored isoform X2: MEVLLDTCGRLRVRPLLLMYLFVLKAAADCPRPQEEENTVLSNEALLMNDFPEGSDVTFECANGYVIESGSGVTTCIDGKWTEPDLICTKKDCGPPKMLPNMAFDTSQSTLFGSTIKITCDRGYQVNGNSYKTCLATGWTGRGKCELVTCDIPGEVTNGKSSWVSDDYPTYGTIIQYTCGEGYTPVGNDTIVCSESGEYDSEPPQCKSVTTEYKITTEMVTTATPAPPAQEASTSTESPATSTAHRVKAITTSATSAVPPSLRGGRQNLPAEDKATTASDTSTTSFQGKRDEAVDTSRDSGYIPVIVSVVCVFVVACILILCIHKFLLRRKGFANGTTPI; the protein is encoded by the exons ATGGAAGTTTTACTGGACACCTGTGGACGGCTACGAGTCAGACCTCTGCTGTTAATGTACCTCTTTGTCCTGAAGGCAGCAG CTGACTGTCCTAGACctcaggaagaagaaaacaccGTCTTATCCAACGAAGCACTTCTAATGAATGACTTTCCAGAAGGTTCTGATGTGACTTTCGAGTGCGCTAATGGATATGTTATAGAAAGTGGCTCTGGGGTCACAACCTGCATTGATGGGAAATGGACTGAACCAGATCTCATATGCACAA AGAAAGACTGTGGTCCCCCTAAAATGCTGCCGAATATGGCCTTTGATACCAGTCAAAGTACCCTGTTTGGTTctacaataaaaataacttgTGATAGAGG GTACCAGGTTAATGGGAACAGCTACAAAACGTGCCTTGCAACTGGGTGGACCGGAAGAGGAAAGTGTGAAC TTGTAACATGTGATATACCTGGTGAAGTGACCAATGGCAAAAGCTCATGGGTTTCGGACGACTACCCAACATATGGAACAATCATTCAGTACACCTGTGGTGAAGGATACACCCCGGTTGGGAACGATACAATTGTGTGCAGCGAGTCTGGTGAATACGATTCTGAGCCTCCTCAATGCAAAA GTGTCACAACAGAATATAAAATTACAACAGAAATGGTCACGACAGCTACACCTGCACCTCCAGCACAAG AAGCATCCACGTCTACAGAATCACCTGCCACATCCACAGCTCACAGAGTTAAAGCTATCACAACCAGTGCAACATCAGCTGTCCCACCTTCACTACGAG GTGGTAGACAAAATTTGCCAGCTGAGGATAAAGCTACTACAGCCAGTgacacatcaacaacatcatTTCAAG GCAAGCGTGATGAGGCTGTAGATACTAGCAGGGATAGTG GATATATACCTGTTATAGTCAGTGTTGTATGCGTTTTCGTAG TTGCTTGTATACTTATTCTGTGTATACACAAGTTTCTTCTGAGGAGAAAAGG CTTTGCAAATGGAACCACTCCTATCTGA
- the LOC140998852 gene encoding complement decay-accelerating factor, GPI-anchored isoform X1, with product MEVLLDTCGRLRVRPLLLMYLFVLKAAADCPRPQEEENTVLSNEALLMNDFPEGSDVTFECANGYVIESGSGVTTCIDGKWTEPDLICTKKDCGPPKMLPNMAFDTSQSTLFGSTIKITCDRGYQVNGNSYKTCLATGWTGRGKCELVTCDIPGEVTNGKSSWVSDDYPTYGTIIQYTCGEGYTPVGNDTIVCSESGEYDSEPPQCKSVTTEYKITTEMVTTATPAPPAQEASTSTESPATSTAHRVKAITTSATSAVPPSLRGGRQNLPAEDKATTASDTSTTSFQGKRDEAVDTSRDSGYIPVIVSVVCVFVVACILILCIHKFLLRRKGSYDTREDLKPELLQFQNL from the exons ATGGAAGTTTTACTGGACACCTGTGGACGGCTACGAGTCAGACCTCTGCTGTTAATGTACCTCTTTGTCCTGAAGGCAGCAG CTGACTGTCCTAGACctcaggaagaagaaaacaccGTCTTATCCAACGAAGCACTTCTAATGAATGACTTTCCAGAAGGTTCTGATGTGACTTTCGAGTGCGCTAATGGATATGTTATAGAAAGTGGCTCTGGGGTCACAACCTGCATTGATGGGAAATGGACTGAACCAGATCTCATATGCACAA AGAAAGACTGTGGTCCCCCTAAAATGCTGCCGAATATGGCCTTTGATACCAGTCAAAGTACCCTGTTTGGTTctacaataaaaataacttgTGATAGAGG GTACCAGGTTAATGGGAACAGCTACAAAACGTGCCTTGCAACTGGGTGGACCGGAAGAGGAAAGTGTGAAC TTGTAACATGTGATATACCTGGTGAAGTGACCAATGGCAAAAGCTCATGGGTTTCGGACGACTACCCAACATATGGAACAATCATTCAGTACACCTGTGGTGAAGGATACACCCCGGTTGGGAACGATACAATTGTGTGCAGCGAGTCTGGTGAATACGATTCTGAGCCTCCTCAATGCAAAA GTGTCACAACAGAATATAAAATTACAACAGAAATGGTCACGACAGCTACACCTGCACCTCCAGCACAAG AAGCATCCACGTCTACAGAATCACCTGCCACATCCACAGCTCACAGAGTTAAAGCTATCACAACCAGTGCAACATCAGCTGTCCCACCTTCACTACGAG GTGGTAGACAAAATTTGCCAGCTGAGGATAAAGCTACTACAGCCAGTgacacatcaacaacatcatTTCAAG GCAAGCGTGATGAGGCTGTAGATACTAGCAGGGATAGTG GATATATACCTGTTATAGTCAGTGTTGTATGCGTTTTCGTAG TTGCTTGTATACTTATTCTGTGTATACACAAGTTTCTTCTGAGGAGAAAAGG CTCATATGACACCAGAGAAGACCTGAAGCCGGAGTTATTACAGTTCCAAAATCTTTAG